From a single Haloarcula sp. DT43 genomic region:
- the mptA gene encoding GTP cyclohydrolase MptA, producing MSQQLPDVQASSPDVTVGLNRVGVTGVEKLVKLGRRDRDPIVLMAEFEVFVDLPSWRKGADMSRNMEVIDETLETAVSEEAYRVEDVCGDAAELLLEKHDYTTKAEVRMEAEYVTHESTPASGMPTQSTADIIASATATEDGTSEEIGARVTGMTVCPCSQGMSASRARETLQQLDVDDDVIEEFLETNPQAGHSQRGHATLTVQSEGAPEVDLNKLIEVARDSMSARIYNLAKRPDEDHMTYEAHKDAKFVEDCVRALAEGVVETFPDLPDDAVVTMKQSNDESIHQHNAHAERVAQLGDLRQEVSED from the coding sequence ATGAGTCAGCAACTCCCGGACGTGCAGGCGTCGAGTCCGGACGTAACGGTCGGTCTCAATCGCGTCGGTGTGACGGGCGTCGAGAAGCTCGTCAAACTGGGGCGTCGTGACCGCGACCCCATCGTGCTCATGGCGGAGTTCGAAGTGTTCGTCGACCTGCCGTCCTGGCGAAAGGGTGCCGACATGTCCCGCAATATGGAGGTCATCGACGAGACGCTGGAGACCGCCGTCTCGGAAGAGGCCTACCGGGTCGAGGACGTCTGTGGCGACGCTGCCGAACTCCTGCTGGAGAAACACGACTACACGACGAAAGCGGAGGTCCGGATGGAAGCGGAGTACGTCACCCACGAGTCCACGCCGGCCTCCGGGATGCCCACGCAGTCGACCGCCGACATCATCGCCTCGGCGACGGCGACGGAGGACGGGACGAGCGAGGAAATCGGTGCCCGCGTCACCGGGATGACTGTCTGTCCGTGTTCCCAGGGGATGTCGGCCTCCCGCGCCCGCGAGACGCTCCAGCAACTGGACGTCGACGACGACGTCATCGAGGAGTTCCTCGAAACCAACCCGCAGGCCGGCCACTCACAGCGGGGCCACGCTACGCTCACCGTCCAGAGCGAGGGCGCGCCCGAGGTCGACCTGAACAAACTCATCGAGGTCGCCCGCGACTCGATGAGCGCACGCATCTACAACCTGGCGAAGCGGCCCGACGAGGACCACATGACCTACGAGGCCCACAAGGACGCCAAGTTCGTCGAGGACTGCGTCCGCGCCCTCGCTGAGGGCGTCGTCGAGACGTTCCCGGACCTGCCGGACGACGCCGTCGTGACGATGAAACAGTCCAACGACGAGTCCATCCACCAGCACAACGCTCACGCCGAGCGGGTGGCGCAGCTGGGCGATTTGCGGCAGGAAGTCAGCGAGGACTGA
- a CDS encoding TrmB family transcriptional regulator encodes MSSLRDLGLSEYEARAYRSLLETGPTTAKELSRASDVPMGRIYDVLNSLETYNLVRSQTASRPKKYVAVEPDTALDRLLEDKKRELQEKVGQYEDIVDDLSSQLESADPVEEPFWTAAVGPEDSLDLLLERLAAADDEIVMVGSAPARQVDILSGTERIVEELEAALERGVDVSLLVRPDLFESLPDEANREYYERLFHYDNYSARASPNIRTTFELLDSVEVCIEVPHPLGREETFGVIDMKDSDFTADISKAFEEHWAEATPVGPP; translated from the coding sequence ATGTCCAGTCTCAGAGACCTCGGGCTCTCCGAGTACGAGGCCAGAGCCTACCGGTCGCTGCTGGAGACGGGGCCGACGACGGCCAAGGAACTGTCACGGGCCAGCGACGTGCCGATGGGCCGCATCTACGACGTGCTCAACAGCCTCGAAACGTACAACCTGGTCCGCAGCCAGACCGCCAGCCGGCCCAAGAAATACGTCGCGGTCGAGCCGGACACGGCGCTTGACCGCCTGCTCGAAGACAAGAAACGCGAACTCCAGGAGAAGGTCGGCCAGTACGAAGACATCGTCGACGACCTCTCGTCCCAGCTTGAGTCGGCCGACCCCGTCGAGGAGCCGTTCTGGACGGCCGCCGTCGGCCCCGAGGACTCGCTCGACCTGCTGTTGGAGCGTCTGGCCGCCGCCGACGACGAGATAGTGATGGTCGGGTCGGCACCCGCCCGCCAGGTCGACATCCTCTCGGGCACGGAGCGAATCGTCGAGGAGCTCGAAGCGGCGCTGGAGCGGGGCGTGGACGTGTCTCTGCTCGTCCGACCGGACCTCTTCGAGAGCCTGCCCGACGAGGCCAACCGCGAGTACTACGAGCGGCTCTTCCACTACGACAACTACAGCGCCCGCGCCAGCCCAAACATCCGGACCACCTTCGAGCTACTTGACAGCGTCGAGGTCTGCATCGAGGTCCCCCATCCCCTCGGCCGCGAGGAGACGTTCGGCGTCATCGACATGAAAGACTCCGACTTCACCGCCGACATCAGCAAGGCGTTCGAGGAACACTGGGCCGAGGCGACGCCGGTCGGGCCGCCGTAA